The window CAATGAATTAAGTAAGATGTTGTTGATTTATTTTTTAGGAACGAATTTCATCGTCGTATTATTTATCAATAACGACAAGCTTTCCGGACTAATTTCCCAAATAGTCCATTGAAACGGATCCAATGCGCCTTCAGGCATTACGTTTAGAGTTTTGTCCTCATCAGTAAGCGACCAGGTTCCAGTGTAATTTTTGATTGTATTGGTATGGTCCATCATTTCAACGGTAACTTTCCCATCAGCACCAAGATTCAATTCACTTTTTCCTTTCATATCAGCCAGTACTTTTTCAAGCTGTGCTTTATATGCCTCTTTATCCTTTGCTGCATTAAGGCCCACATTGTAATTAATGTCATCTACCACCCAAACTTTTGTCAAAGTTTCTTTGACTGATGCCGGAGCTTTTGTCTCAACAGCTTCTGTAGCGGTGCTGTCTGTAGCAACCGTATCGTTTTCTTTAGTTTCTTTTGATCCGCAGGATACCGCTAGCGCAATGACCAGCCCAAACATTACATTTCTTAATTTCATAATTATAAAAATATTTAAACAGTTAGTTATTGATTTCGTTTAGCGTCCACTACGCAGGCTTTCGGCATTCTTTTTCTTCGCAATCCAGAAAGCAAATAATGCTACAACAATAAGTGGGATTCCTGTTATTAGTGCCAATGTTCTTCTTGAAAATCCTGAATATTTCCCTCCATCAATGTCAGGCGAAATAAAATAAGTAGCCAGTAAAAGTAGAATAGATGCCACCAGCAAAGTCTTTGACGATTTCAAATTCGGACGAAAAAGGAATACTCCGAAAACAATTGACAACAACATAGAAGACCCGAACAATACTTGTACAATTGTAAAGGTAGATTCGGCCGGGAGTTTTTTAATATCCGATTCTGCTTCTGCTATCTGGCTTTCGATTTGTACTTTCGATTCGCCTGTCATGTTCTTGGCTTCTTCTTTCAATAAAGCAAGGGATTGCTGTGCCTCAGCAATTGCTGCCTGACTTTCACGAAGTTCAGTCTTATCGCGCTCAGCTCTCCAGATGGATGCAGCGCTTGCAAACAAAATAAGCAAAATGATAAAGACTCCTAAAATGCGTACTGTTGTTTTCATTTAAATTGATTTAGGTTGTAATAAAGTTAAGTTTGGCCGTTTCAGAAAACTTGATGTTCCTGAACCACATTGCAATACTAAATCAAAAAGAAATGAAAATTCGGACCGATGAACCTGCGTAGCTTTTTACAGGACTATCGTTTGGAATGAAAGAAGAAATGTTTTAAACGTAAAAAACTTACATATTCTCGAGCAGCAAAAGAAATTCTTCTTTTTTACGTACTGATAGAGGTATCGTAAGCTTGTTTTGCATTACGATTGTGTTCCCGCCATCCGACTTTATAAAATGGTCGAAATAGGCCATATTGACCAGGTGTGACTTGTGAGTACGGAAAAAATTATAAGGCACCAACATTGTTTCATATTCTTTGAGATTCGTAGAAACAATAAGTTTTGGAGCATTAATAAAATTAAAGGTAGTGTAGTTTTTATCGGCTTCGCAGCTTACAATATCCTGAATATTGACCGAATAGATTTTATCGGCAGTTTTGAGTATCAGTTTTTGAAGATTCTTTGGGCGTTCGATATTGGAAAACAGATTATTGAGTTTTGTATCGAAAATCTCTTTATTGAACGATTCCTGCGCTTTTTTTACCGCATCGACCAGCTCTGTGGCATCAAGCGGCTTCAGCAGGTAGTCAATAGCAGAAAAACGGAAAGCACGGATTGCAAAATCCTCATAGCCTGTAATAAAAATAACCTTAAATTGAATTGGTTTTAGTTTCTGGAGCAGATCAAAACCCGTTCCGTCGCTCATCTCAACATCAAGAAAAACAAGATCAGGTGAAGTGAGTTTTATTAATTTCACACCCGACTCTACTGAATCTGCCTGTCCGATTATTGAGATATTCGGACAATTTGATTTTATAATCGCAATATTTTCTTTTCTAATGCGCTCAATATCATCAATAACGACAGCTCGTATCATATAATTCTAGTTTTCGTAAATATAAGGAATTTCAAATGTTAGTCATCGAAACCGCTAAAAAATATCAGTGCAAGAAAATCTTATTAAAACGATTAACACAAACTACTCAACGTTAATAACCCAAAACGCAACGTTGCTTAATTTAATTATATATTGACATTTCTTTCTTCTATATTTGAATCATTCTAAAGATTTTTCAGAAATGAAACAACTGACCAAAAATAAAAAAGAATATTCATAATTATAACATTATTTTAAAAAAATGAATAAAACAGCACTCCTCCTTATTATGGCTTTAGTAAGCTTTACAATTACCAAAGCACAAACTATCGAATCCGGTAGCCGAAGCACCATTGGTTACATTAAAAGTGATGGAACTATTGAAAACAGCAGCCGCTCAACGGTTGGTTATATCAGAAGCGATGGCACTATTGAAAACAGTAGCCGGAGCACCATTGGTTACATTAAAAGTGATGGAACTATTGAAAACAGCAGCCGCTCAACAGTTGGCTATGTAAAGAGTGATGGAACTGTAGAAAACAGCAGCCGCTCCACTCTGGGCTATATCAAAGATGACGGAACGGTTGAGAATGCCAGCCGCAGTACTATTGGTTATGCCAAAGGAATAAAGAAAGAATGGGTGGCGGTTGTATATTTCTTTTTTAAGATGTAACCCCAAAAAAAAACAAAGAGATAAACTATTAAAACATACTATAAAATGGGATTTTTTACAAAAAAAGAAAAAAAGGAAGAAACTGCTAAAAGCAACCTGTTACTGGCAATGCCAATGTTTAACAATGGAGAAAGATTTGATATCGACAAAGTAATAGCCTACCTCCAATCTGATTGGGGAATTGACGTAACGGATATCGATAAATCTACAGAAGCAGCGAGTTTTTATGTTCAGGGAGAAACAGTCGTTTTGGCAACAGTAGCAGCGCAAATTCCAATGGGCGACATTCAAGGAGCTGCACAGTATGCCTATAACTGGCCAACTGCGGTAAAAGATTTGGAGAATCACAATGTACACGGACTGGTAACTATATTATCAAGTAACACTACCGCTAAAGAACGCTTTGGAATTTTGACAAAAGTACTAACGGCCATTCTTGCAACAAGCAATTGTATTGGAGTATACCAGGGCACTCAATCCTTGCTTATCCCAAAAGCACAATATCTTGATAGTGCAGAGGCATTAAAATCAAATCAAATTCCTCTCGACCTGTGGATTTACATCGGTATTCGCAGAGGAGAACAGACGAATAGTGCCTATTCTTACGGATTGACCGCTTTTGATAAACTGGAAATGGAGTTTGTAAATGCTCCTCTTGGTTTAAGAGAATTACACACCTTTTTAAGTCAGATTTGTGCTTATGTTATCAACAGCAATGTTACCTTTAAAAGTGGTGAAACATTAGGCTATACGGCTGAGCAGAAAATCAAAATAACACAATCAAAAGGAAAATTTGTAGAAGGAGAATCTTTCAAACTGGAATTGTAAAAAATTCTAATGCTATTATTCTCATTAAACAATAAAAGTCATGGCAGATTTAAAAAGGGAAGAACTAAAGAAACTTTTATCTCCTATCAATAAAGAATTAAGAATTCACGGCGGAAATGAAAATACCGTTAAAATTACAAAGTTAAAAGCTGAGCAAATTGACTTTTTATTGGAATTATTAAATGTTCATTTAGATGATTACAAAACTTTTGCACGGACAAAACTGGAAGAGTTCCATGCAGAAGATATTAAAACGTTGGTTAACTATAAAATGCCTGTCAGTATACACAAAATCACGTTGCCCGAAAATGATGATGAAAATTCTACCTGGAAATTAATTATTGGCAGACTAAGATTTGGTTCTACAGAAATCATATTAGACCTGAAAAAATGGGAAATTATTGACGATACATTGGTAGGTTAAATTAATACGGAAGGATATGAGTTTTTTAAATAAAATGTTGAAACAAAAAATGAAAGACG is drawn from Flavobacterium lindanitolerans and contains these coding sequences:
- a CDS encoding LytR/AlgR family response regulator transcription factor → MIRAVVIDDIERIRKENIAIIKSNCPNISIIGQADSVESGVKLIKLTSPDLVFLDVEMSDGTGFDLLQKLKPIQFKVIFITGYEDFAIRAFRFSAIDYLLKPLDATELVDAVKKAQESFNKEIFDTKLNNLFSNIERPKNLQKLILKTADKIYSVNIQDIVSCEADKNYTTFNFINAPKLIVSTNLKEYETMLVPYNFFRTHKSHLVNMAYFDHFIKSDGGNTIVMQNKLTIPLSVRKKEEFLLLLENM
- a CDS encoding 5-fold beta-flower protein, with protein sequence MNKTALLLIMALVSFTITKAQTIESGSRSTIGYIKSDGTIENSSRSTVGYIRSDGTIENSSRSTIGYIKSDGTIENSSRSTVGYVKSDGTVENSSRSTLGYIKDDGTVENASRSTIGYAKGIKKEWVAVVYFFFKM
- a CDS encoding DUF4261 domain-containing protein, translating into MGFFTKKEKKEETAKSNLLLAMPMFNNGERFDIDKVIAYLQSDWGIDVTDIDKSTEAASFYVQGETVVLATVAAQIPMGDIQGAAQYAYNWPTAVKDLENHNVHGLVTILSSNTTAKERFGILTKVLTAILATSNCIGVYQGTQSLLIPKAQYLDSAEALKSNQIPLDLWIYIGIRRGEQTNSAYSYGLTAFDKLEMEFVNAPLGLRELHTFLSQICAYVINSNVTFKSGETLGYTAEQKIKITQSKGKFVEGESFKLEL